A genomic stretch from Plasmodium brasilianum strain Bolivian I chromosome 9, whole genome shotgun sequence includes:
- a CDS encoding AP2 domain transcription factor codes for MIMSICTSFNLLKDNPSKKKRFFLVCVSKFLHTSPLKKDRKSSTYLSVIKNNSHLCKQKEKDGHNIDKIVSPEKREKSLFVQHVFKWGIGNKFRSDPENRFHPVHLNRSKEVTIRKSYFDSDNENIKYEELNEQWEVFWFQNNKLNAKPFPIKKYGIEAAKKEAIKFYETLKVNNYLNTKPQFESGVEGVHYDVVTNCWVSFYRLNNFPVSRSFSAEYHGFETAKKLAIERVNKYQK; via the exons ATGATTATGAGTATTTGTActtcatttaatttgttaaaagataacccttcaaaaaaaaaaaggtttttCCTTGTATGTGTTAGTAAATTTCTTCATACAAGtccattaaaaaaagatagaaaAAGTTCAACATATTTAAGTGTTATTAAAAACAACTCACACTTATGtaaacaaaaggaaaaagatgGCCATAATATTGATAAAATTGTAAGTCccgaaaaaagagaaaagtcTCTTTTTGTTCAGCATGTCTTTAAGTGGGGAATAGGAAATAAATTTCGCTCGGATCCTGAAAATAG atTTCACCCCGTTCATCTTAATCGTTCTAAAGAAGTAACTATTCGGAAAAGCTACTTTGATTctgataatgaaaatataaaatatgaagaattaAATGAGCAATGGGAGGTTTTCTGgtttcaaaataataagtTAAACGCAAAACCATTCCCTATTAAAAAGTATGGCATAGAGGCAGCGAAAAAAGAAgcaattaaattttatgaaaccttaaaa GTTAACAATTATCTAAATACGAAGCCTCAGTTTGAGTCAGGGGTAGAAG GTGTTCATTATGACGTTGTAACTAACTGCTGGGTATCTTTTTATCGGCTAAACAATTTTCCAGTATCTAGATCCTTTTCCGCTGAGTATCACGGATTTGAAACAGCGAAAAAATTAGCAATTGAACGAGTTAATAAATATCAGAAATAG
- a CDS encoding peptidyl-prolyl cis-trans isomerase — protein MNKLLWTILSIFLLLQKDLVSGENPEITHKAYFDVSINNKPVGRITFGLYGKVVPKTVENFVSICKGTVVNGKMLSYTNSIFHRIIPNFMAQGGDITNFNGTGGLSIYGNKFADENFVLKHTKKGMLSMANAGRNTNGSQFFILFVPTPWLDGRHVVFGEVIDGLDKLVQIEAVGSESGEPSKRVLITKSGVL, from the exons ATGAATAAACTa CTCTGGACGATTTTATCAATATTCTTGTTACTTCAAAAGGACCTTGTTAGTGGTGAGAATCCTGAAATTACACATAAA gcATATTTTGATGTaagcataaataataagCCAGTTGGGAGAATAACCTTTGGATTATATGGAAAAGTAGTCCCGAAAACTGTTGAAAATTTTGTAAGTATATGTAAAGGTACCGTAGTTAATGGGAAAATGTTGAGTTACACCAACTCCATATTTCATCGCATAATACCAAATTTTATGGCTCAAGGTGGTgatataacaaattttaatgGAACTGGTggtttaagtatatatggaaataaaTTTGCGgatgaaaattttgttttaaaacaTACTAAAAAAGGAATGCTATCAATGGCAAATGCTGGAAGAAATACAAATGGGAGtcaattctttattttatttgttccaACACCATGGCTTGATGGGAGGCATGTTGTTTTTGGTGAAGTAATTGATGGCTTGGATAAGCTAGTTCAAATTGAGGCAGTTGGTAGTGAATCAGGGGAACCATCAAAAAGAGTTTTAATAACAAAATCGGGTGTGTTGTAA
- a CDS encoding hypothetical protein (conserved Plasmodium protein), translating into MMENSNYINRGNFDGRSLNKRNRRRNRNKPNKEEKIYIPKSSITSNYDSGRANDLTRKLNGVNLMNEKIETTTHPGSNRENTIVSSTTDGIGGIVSSENVSSENVRGGNGSGGSNCGRYNGSLVVDKGSEDEKDTVIKTNNSHNIINGQEENIEGKEKNYLNNGELVEEPLEFEEKLKMWKGTVNSIKEKREDEIKLQQQRQLNVENIKLAHTLNKEEKISEKMYLEQLKKDEELAKQIELELNKDIRNELSLMEQEDFKLATIIQNSFESEQSTTCGDDNYKKKSKTKLFTEKLKSFFRRKSSANN; encoded by the coding sequence ATGATGGaaaattcaaattatataaatagagGAAACTTCGATGGAAGATCccttaataaaagaaatagaagaaGAAATAGGAACAAAccaaataaagaagaaaaaatatatataccaaaAAGTAGTATAACAAGTAATTATGATAGCGGGAGGGCAAATGACTTAACCAGGAAATTGAATGGAGTTAATCTAATGAATGAAAAGATCGAAACGACTACTCATCCAGGAAGTAACAGGGAAAACACAATAGTTTCATCAACAACAGATGGCATTGGTGGAATTGTTAGCAGTGAAAATGTTAGCAGTGAAAATGTTCGCGGTGGTAATGGAAGTGGTGGTAGTAACTGCGGTAGATATAATGGTAGTTTAGTGGTAGACAAGGGTAGCGAAGATGAAAAGGATACagttataaaaacaaataattctcataatataattaacgGACAGGAGGAAAATATAGaaggtaaagaaaaaaattatttaaataatggtGAACTTGTAGAGGAACCATTAGAatttgaagaaaaattaaaaatgtggAAAGGTACAGTAAATtcaataaaagaaaaacgagaagacgaaataaaattacaacaACAGAGACAACTAAATGTTGAAAACATAAAACTTGCTCATACTTTAAAcaaggaagaaaaaatatccgaaaaaatgtatttagaGCAATTAAAGAAAGATGAAGAATTAGCAAAACAAATTGAAttagaattaaataaagatataagaAACGAATTGAGTTTAATGGAACAAGAAGACTTTAAACTAGCAACTATTATTCAAAATTCATTTGAGTCTGAACAAAGCACAACTTGTGGGgatgataattataaaaaaaagtcaaaGACTAAATTGTTTACAGAAAAGCTAAAAAGCTTCTTTAGAAGGAAGTCTTCTGCAAATAATTAG
- a CDS encoding palmitoyltransferase DHHC9 yields the protein MSKYTNDATCAQLLPEKEKKRKEELNDYSTFFSLIIIVSTVRFVSTVRFVSTVRFVSTVRFVSTVRFVNCLQNEYLNNYSKAVRILLIVLSIPFFICYYWSFVKCSLYNPGYVDHTWEANAEENNIQIEKRKIRNYTPNKYTVCDKCDFLVRPERAHHCRSCKRCVLKMDHHCPWIGTCVGEKNLKFFFLFLFYGLLITLYIVVTITPKFIKSLYESEGTKVTDKMNHAALLITICASLTLLLALIFMNCQYLYFISRNITVIESSYKDKNPYDLGIYNNWKMVFGEFKWKWFFPFDPENLYSLNYLYPVNDIYMNIVNIDMDDSFLSSSNENPKGEDDI from the exons ATGTCCAAATATACAAATGATGCTACTTGTGCACAATTATTAccagaaaaagaaaagaaaagaaaagaagagtTAAATGATTATTCAACTTTTTTCTCTCT tattattattgttagtACTGTTAGATTTGTTAGTACTGTTAGATTTGTGAGTACTGTTAGATTTGTGAGTACTGTTAGATTTGTTAGTACTGTTAGATTTGTGA ACTGCTTGCAAAATgagtatttaaataattatagtaaAGCAGTCCGAATACTACTAATAGTGTTAAGcatccctttttttatttgttattattggtCATTCGTAAAATGTTCTTTGTACAATCCAGGGTATGTTGATCATACGTGGgaag CAAACGCAGAGGAGAATAACAtacaaatagaaaaaagaaagataagAAACTATACGCCTAATAAATACACTGTTTGTGATAAGTGCGACTTTTTGGTTAGGCCCGAGAGGGCTCACCACTGCAGG TCGTGCAAGAGATGTGTATTAAAGATGGATCATCATTGCCCATGGATAGGGACGTGTGTAGGGGAAAAAAAtctcaaatttttttttttgtttttattttatggcCTACTTATAACACTTTACATTGTTGTGACCATAACGCCAAAGTTTATTAAGTCCCTTTATGAAAGTGAAGGCACCAAG GTTACGGACAAAATGAACCATGCTGCTCTTCTGATTa CTATTTGTGCGTCTCTGACACTACTGTTAGCCTTAATCTTT atgAATTGTCaatacttatattttatatctcgtaatataacagtaatagAATCTTCATATAAAGATAAA AATCCATATGACTTAGGTATTTACAACAACTggaaaatg GTATTTGGAGAATTTAAATGGAAGTGGTTTTTTCCCTTTGACCCTGAAAACTTGTACTCGTTGA ATTACCTGTACCCCGTGAatgatatatacatgaacatTGTTAACATCGACATGGACGATTCATTTTTATCTAGCTCTAATGAGAACCCAAAGGGAGAGGATGATATctga